In Buchnera aphidicola (Sipha maydis), the following proteins share a genomic window:
- a CDS encoding Rid family detoxifying hydrolase, whose amino-acid sequence MQIYTKKAPPVLGPYSQGIKINNLLITSGQIPINPKTKMIPKKIFDQTTLVLENIKSIILASNFHIKNIVKTTIFTTRLDKIHKINGAYENFFIKNKVSIFPARSCVEVSKLPLNVKIEIEAISYKK is encoded by the coding sequence ATGCAAATTTATACTAAAAAAGCACCACCAGTACTTGGCCCATATTCTCAAGGAATAAAAATAAATAACTTATTAATAACTTCTGGACAAATTCCTATTAATCCGAAAACTAAAATGATTCCAAAAAAAATATTTGATCAAACAACATTAGTATTAGAAAATATTAAATCTATAATTTTAGCATCTAATTTTCATATCAAAAATATTGTTAAAACAACAATTTTTACAACTCGTTTAGATAAAATTCATAAAATTAATGGTGCATATGAAAATTTTTTTATTAAAAACAAAGTTTCTATTTTCCCTGCTCGATCATGCGTAGAAGTATCTAAACTTCCTTTAAACGTAAAAATTGAAATTGAAGCTATATCTTATAAAAAATAA
- the trhO gene encoding oxygen-dependent tRNA uridine(34) hydroxylase TrhO, with product MSGIINFITNKKFINNSFKEYLRINFSFYRYFYIDEPLLFKNKLEKCFNELNIFGRIYISHEGINAQGDILKKFFNKMKYFISQLDPQLNNININIGIDNTSRSFSKLKIKIKKKIVSDGLKNNFFQKIYKKKYLHAKQVNKYLKKKNVIFFDMRNYYEYRIGHFKNSISTYTFTFRDQLKSLLNYINFYKNKKIVLYCTGGIRCEKAASLIYNKGYKKVYQIFGGIIGYINECKNNNIPIKFFGKNFVFDYRLREYISKKILSHCNQCLNKSDYYVNCMNSKCNLLFIQCISCSKKYKSFCSKKCFHIFHQSLL from the coding sequence ATGTCTGGTATAATAAATTTTATTACTAATAAAAAATTTATAAATAATTCTTTTAAAGAATATTTAAGAATTAATTTTTCTTTTTATAGATATTTTTATATTGATGAACCTTTATTATTTAAGAATAAATTAGAAAAATGTTTTAATGAGTTAAATATTTTTGGGCGTATTTATATATCACATGAAGGAATTAATGCTCAAGGTGATATTTTAAAAAAATTTTTTAACAAAATGAAATATTTTATTTCTCAATTAGATCCACAATTAAATAATATTAATATTAATATTGGAATAGACAATACATCTCGATCTTTTTCTAAATTAAAAATCAAAATTAAAAAAAAAATTGTATCGGATGGATTAAAAAATAATTTTTTCCAAAAAATATATAAAAAAAAATATTTACATGCAAAGCAAGTAAATAAATATTTAAAAAAAAAAAATGTAATTTTTTTCGATATGAGGAATTATTATGAATATCGAATTGGTCATTTTAAAAATTCTATTTCAACATATACATTCACATTTCGTGACCAATTAAAAAGTCTTTTGAATTATATTAATTTTTATAAAAACAAAAAAATAGTTTTATACTGCACAGGAGGAATTAGATGTGAGAAAGCCGCTTCATTAATTTATAATAAAGGATATAAAAAAGTTTATCAAATTTTTGGAGGAATTATAGGATATATTAATGAATGTAAAAATAATAATATACCTATTAAATTTTTTGGAAAAAATTTTGTTTTTGATTATAGATTAAGAGAATATATTTCTAAAAAAATTCTGTCTCATTGTAATCAATGTTTGAATAAATCAGATTATTATGTTAATTGTATGAATTCGAAATGTAATTTATTATTTATACAATGTATTTCATGTTCTAAAAAATATAAATCTTTTTGTTCAAAAAAATGTTTTCATATTTTTCATCAATCTTTATTATAA
- a CDS encoding leucyl aminopeptidase: protein MEIIQYEKTYKILKNNCIVFGIYEDENYFSIFHKINKYITYDIKNILKINDWKKNFGKIILLYTDLKSKYNRVILINCGNKNKFCRNSFFSIIKKIFILCQENSIEYIYINISDFQYYKKNIYWKIRNIIDSYTEVFYLFNKYKTEIKKYIFVKKIFIKINIKKHLLDFKKAVFHGLSISKGIKLTKDISNTPSNICTPKYLVKKSYKIFKKYKKNVEVKIFNQEDIKKLGMNAFLTVARGSSQKAYMSIMYYKNKDAINHRPFVLIGKGVTFDSGGISIKSSYLMDEMKYDMCGAASVIGIMKFLAELNLPLNVIGIIGTCENMINGNSYKPGDIISTMSKKTIEILNTDAEGRLILCDILTYVERFNPKIVIDIATLTGSCVATLGNAASGLFSNNKNLAKKIKKASKNINDKVWNLPKFKVYKKYLQSNVADLSNIGEKYAGASTASYFLSYFAKKYKWLHLDIAGTAWNSGKKKSATGKPVTLICQYFLNILKKYKKL from the coding sequence ATGGAAATTATTCAATATGAAAAAACTTATAAAATATTAAAAAATAATTGCATTGTTTTTGGAATATATGAAGATGAAAATTATTTTTCTATTTTCCATAAAATAAATAAATATATAACATATGATATAAAAAATATATTAAAGATTAATGATTGGAAAAAAAATTTTGGAAAAATAATTTTATTATATACAGATTTGAAATCTAAATATAATCGTGTAATTTTAATAAATTGTGGAAATAAAAATAAATTTTGTAGAAATTCATTTTTTTCAATAATAAAAAAAATTTTTATTTTATGTCAAGAAAATTCCATAGAATATATTTATATCAATATTTCTGATTTTCAATATTATAAAAAGAACATATATTGGAAAATAAGAAATATTATAGATTCATATACAGAAGTTTTTTATCTTTTTAATAAATATAAGACAGAAATAAAAAAATATATTTTTGTTAAAAAAATTTTTATAAAAATAAATATTAAAAAACATTTATTAGATTTTAAAAAAGCAGTTTTTCACGGTTTATCTATTTCTAAAGGAATAAAGTTAACCAAAGATATTAGTAATACTCCTTCTAATATTTGCACACCGAAATACTTAGTAAAAAAATCTTACAAAATATTTAAAAAATATAAAAAAAATGTTGAAGTAAAAATATTTAATCAGGAAGATATTAAAAAATTAGGTATGAATGCTTTTTTGACAGTTGCTCGAGGATCTTCTCAAAAAGCATATATGTCTATTATGTATTATAAAAATAAAGATGCAATAAACCATCGTCCTTTTGTTTTAATAGGAAAAGGAGTTACTTTTGATTCAGGAGGTATTTCTATTAAATCTTCATACCTTATGGATGAAATGAAATATGATATGTGTGGTGCAGCATCGGTCATAGGAATAATGAAATTTCTTGCAGAACTTAACTTGCCATTAAATGTTATTGGTATTATTGGAACTTGTGAAAATATGATTAATGGTAATTCTTATAAACCAGGAGATATTATCTCTACCATGTCTAAAAAAACTATAGAAATTTTAAATACTGATGCTGAAGGAAGATTAATATTATGTGATATTTTAACATATGTAGAACGTTTTAATCCTAAAATAGTAATTGATATTGCTACTTTAACTGGATCTTGCGTAGCAACTTTAGGTAATGCTGCAAGTGGATTATTTTCTAATAACAAAAATTTAGCGAAAAAAATTAAGAAAGCTAGTAAAAATATAAATGACAAAGTATGGAATTTACCGAAATTTAAAGTGTATAAGAAATATTTACAGTCGAATGTAGCTGACTTATCAAATATAGGAGAAAAATATGCCGGAGCAAGTACAGCATCTTATTTTTTATCATATTTCGCAAAAAAATATAAATGGTTGCATTTAGATATAGCAGGAACAGCTTGGAATTCAGGAAAAAAAAAATCTGCTACTGGAAAACCTGTAACGTTAATATGTCAATATTTTTTAAATATTTTAAAAAAATATAAAAAATTATAA
- the pnp gene encoding polyribonucleotide nucleotidyltransferase, whose protein sequence is MLNPLIFKFKYGKHIVTLETGLIARQATSSVMVSIDDTSVLITIVGQTELPEEKNFLPLTVNYQERTYAAGRIPGGFFRREGRPSENEILIGRLIDRPIRAIFPKNFHHEVQIIATVVSLNPKINPDIVSMIGVSAALYISGIPVNNMIGAARIGFIKNKYVLNPTTDEMKFSTLDLIVSGTEKNILMIEGEAQQLCADIIFNGLIYGFRKQKKLIKNMKNLLFSIKKKKWKHIDFSFNSVIYKKIYQMSKKKIQDLYAIFSKKKRIRKLKIYKESVINYFLSKNLDFDVFQANRIFLDIERNLVRQNILKNNLRIDGRSQDMIRDLDMKTNVLHRTHGSSLFTRGETQSLVSVTLGTSRDAQNLDELLGDKTDNFLFHYNFPPYSVGEIGVINSPKRREVGHGRLAKKSILPVMPTVDIFPYTIRIVSEITESNGSSSMASVCGASLALMDAGVPIKEPIAGIAMGLIKENQNYVVLTDILGDEDHFGDMDFKVSGSKIGITAIQMDMKIEGVSHKIIQESLKKANIALLFILQKMSETINAPNKKISRFAPRVHIIKINPEKIKDVIGKGGSIIRMLTEETGTTIEIEDNGMVKISAIIKEKAKDAIRRIQEITSEIEIGKIYTGKVTRIVDFGAFVSIGIGKEGLVHISQISKSHIERVNDCLQVNQVVKVKVLDIDRQKRLRLTMKNI, encoded by the coding sequence TTGCTCAATCCACTTATTTTTAAATTTAAATATGGCAAACATATTGTGACTTTAGAAACTGGTTTAATTGCACGACAAGCAACTTCTTCTGTTATGGTTAGCATTGATGATACTTCAGTTCTTATAACAATAGTTGGACAAACAGAATTGCCCGAGGAAAAAAATTTTTTACCTTTAACTGTAAATTATCAAGAAAGAACTTATGCAGCAGGAAGAATACCAGGAGGTTTTTTTAGAAGAGAAGGTCGTCCTAGTGAAAATGAAATATTAATTGGAAGATTGATAGATAGACCTATTCGTGCTATTTTTCCAAAAAATTTTCATCATGAAGTACAGATTATTGCTACTGTAGTTTCACTAAATCCGAAAATTAATCCAGATATTGTTTCTATGATTGGAGTTTCTGCTGCATTATATATTTCTGGAATACCTGTAAATAATATGATTGGTGCTGCTCGTATTGGATTTATTAAAAATAAATATGTTTTAAATCCAACAACAGATGAAATGAAATTTAGTACATTAGATTTAATTGTTTCCGGAACAGAGAAAAATATTTTAATGATTGAAGGAGAAGCACAGCAATTATGTGCAGATATTATTTTTAATGGTTTGATATATGGATTTCGAAAACAAAAAAAATTAATTAAAAATATGAAGAATTTATTGTTTTCGATTAAAAAAAAGAAATGGAAACATATTGATTTTTCTTTTAATAGTGTAATATATAAAAAAATTTATCAAATGTCTAAAAAAAAAATTCAAGATTTATATGCAATTTTTAGTAAAAAAAAAAGAATTAGAAAATTAAAAATTTATAAAGAATCTGTTATTAATTATTTTTTATCTAAAAATTTAGATTTTGATGTTTTTCAGGCAAATCGAATTTTTTTAGACATTGAAAGAAATTTAGTTCGACAAAATATTTTAAAAAATAATTTAAGAATTGATGGTCGAAGTCAGGATATGATACGAGATTTAGATATGAAGACAAATGTTTTACATAGAACGCATGGTTCTTCTTTATTTACTCGTGGAGAAACTCAGTCTTTAGTTTCTGTTACTCTTGGAACTTCAAGAGATGCTCAAAATTTAGACGAATTATTAGGTGATAAAACTGATAATTTTTTATTTCATTATAATTTTCCACCTTATTCTGTTGGAGAAATAGGAGTTATTAATTCTCCTAAAAGAAGAGAAGTTGGACATGGAAGATTAGCTAAAAAAAGTATATTACCTGTTATGCCTACTGTAGATATTTTTCCATATACTATACGTATAGTTTCTGAAATTACAGAATCCAATGGTTCTTCATCTATGGCTTCTGTTTGCGGAGCTTCTTTAGCTTTAATGGATGCTGGAGTTCCAATAAAAGAACCGATTGCTGGAATTGCTATGGGATTAATCAAAGAGAATCAGAATTATGTTGTTTTGACAGATATTCTAGGAGATGAAGATCATTTTGGTGATATGGATTTTAAAGTTTCTGGGAGTAAAATAGGAATTACTGCGATTCAAATGGATATGAAAATTGAAGGAGTATCTCATAAAATAATTCAAGAATCTCTAAAAAAGGCAAATATTGCTCTTTTATTTATTTTACAGAAAATGTCAGAAACAATTAATGCTCCTAACAAAAAAATTTCTAGATTTGCGCCGCGTGTTCATATTATTAAAATTAATCCAGAAAAAATAAAAGATGTTATCGGAAAAGGTGGCTCTATTATACGTATGTTAACAGAAGAAACAGGAACAACAATTGAGATAGAAGACAATGGTATGGTAAAAATTTCAGCTATTATTAAAGAAAAAGCAAAAGATGCTATTCGTAGGATTCAAGAGATTACTTCTGAAATAGAAATAGGAAAAATATATACCGGAAAAGTAACAAGAATAGTAGATTTTGGAGCATTTGTTTCTATAGGAATAGGAAAAGAAGGATTAGTTCATATTTCTCAAATTTCTAAAAGTCATATAGAAAGAGTTAATGATTGTTTGCAAGTGAATCAAGTGGTGAAAGTTAAAGTTTTAGATATAGATAGACAAAAAAGATTGAGATTAACTATGAAAAATATTTAA
- the rpsO gene encoding 30S ribosomal protein S15: MNTLQLNIQEIISNYGKNDSDSGNTMVQIAILTNKINYLQNHFINHKKDYSGRRGLLKMVSKRRKLLDFLKEKSIKKYNFIIQNLKIRR; the protein is encoded by the coding sequence ATGAATACATTACAGCTGAATATACAAGAAATAATTTCTAATTATGGAAAAAATGATTCAGATAGTGGGAATACTATGGTACAAATTGCTATTTTAACCAATAAAATTAATTATTTACAAAATCATTTTATTAATCATAAAAAAGATTATTCAGGACGTAGAGGTTTATTAAAAATGGTTTCAAAACGTAGAAAATTATTAGATTTTTTAAAAGAAAAATCTATAAAAAAATATAATTTTATTATTCAAAATCTAAAAATTCGTCGATAA
- the argF gene encoding ornithine carbamoyltransferase → MNSCYLKNLLRLCDFCKEDILFLIKYAKKLKFKKKINKEKKLLKNKNIVLLFEKESTRTRCSFEIAAFNQGAKTTYLGPGNTHLGYKESIEDTAITLGKIYDGIIYRGHQHTNIEKLAQYAKIPVWNGLTESFHPTQILSDLLTIQEIFINTPLKKIKIAYIGDARNNIANSLVEASQILNFNLTLVSPKKYFQKEEFFKRYNVNNSYPKNILYTEDIEKGVKKVDLIYTDVWISMGEKIELQEKKIELLKNYQVNQKVLRLTENPLIKVFHCLPALHDQKTKFGKKIIKKFNLKNGIEISHDVFESNKKIIFQQSENRIHIAKALLINCLINNFNKKIK, encoded by the coding sequence ATGAATTCATGTTACTTAAAAAACCTATTAAGATTATGCGATTTCTGTAAAGAAGATATTTTATTTTTAATAAAATATGCAAAAAAATTAAAATTTAAAAAAAAAATTAATAAAGAAAAAAAATTATTAAAAAATAAGAATATTGTTTTACTCTTTGAAAAAGAATCTACAAGAACTCGATGTTCATTTGAAATCGCTGCCTTTAATCAAGGAGCAAAAACAACATATTTAGGACCTGGGAATACACATTTAGGTTATAAAGAATCCATCGAAGATACAGCTATAACATTAGGAAAGATATATGACGGAATAATTTATCGTGGACATCAACATACTAATATAGAAAAACTTGCACAATATGCAAAAATTCCAGTTTGGAATGGATTAACAGAATCTTTTCATCCAACTCAAATTTTATCTGATTTATTAACAATACAAGAAATTTTTATAAATACTCCGTTAAAAAAAATAAAAATTGCATATATTGGAGATGCTAGAAATAATATTGCAAATTCTCTTGTAGAAGCATCACAAATATTAAATTTTAATTTAACATTAGTTTCTCCAAAAAAATATTTTCAAAAAGAAGAATTTTTTAAAAGATATAATGTGAATAATTCTTATCCAAAAAATATTTTATATACAGAAGATATTGAAAAAGGAGTGAAAAAAGTTGATTTAATATATACAGATGTTTGGATCTCAATGGGTGAAAAAATTGAATTACAAGAAAAAAAAATTGAACTTTTAAAAAATTATCAAGTAAATCAAAAAGTACTACGACTTACTGAAAATCCACTAATTAAAGTCTTTCACTGTCTTCCAGCTTTACATGATCAAAAAACAAAATTTGGAAAAAAAATTATTAAAAAGTTTAATTTAAAAAATGGAATAGAAATTTCACATGATGTATTTGAATCTAACAAAAAAATTATTTTTCAACAATCGGAAAATCGAATACATATAGCAAAAGCTTTATTGATAAATTGTTTAATAAATAATTTTAATAAAAAAATTAAATAA
- a CDS encoding DEAD/DEAH box helicase, translating to MICNQNKFSDFGLNNLILKVLTEIGYKEPSPIQKKCIPYLMKGNDVLGTAQTGSGKTAAFALPILQKLNKFLKSPQVLVLTPTRELAIQVSSAFSLFAKYLYGVRVLPLYGGQRYDLQLRSLRQGVQIIVGTPGRLLDHLKRKTVNFSRLNYLVLDEADEMLRMGFLEDVEDILLQIPKVRQTALFSATMPNPIKKISLKFMKNPKEIKIQSNIRNKPDINQMYWLVHGKKTDGLIRFLETEDFSAAIIFVRTKNATVEVSEVLERNGYNSAALNGDMNQTLREKTLDRLKNGNLDILIATDVAARGLDVDRISFVINYDIPMDVESYVHRIGRTGRAGRKGKALMFVEYREMRLLKNIERTMRQSIKEVCLPNSKLLCQRRLNDVSKKIQKELKSKDLESYKSLLKKINQENPVSIDNLAAALLKIAQGERVLIVQEDIKIPKIRTRWTNNERRKNLYNKNKHIKNFYQKNMDIYKLDLGKNDKIEVRHIVGAIANEGNLNNKEIGNINIFSSYSTIELPKYLSQKGILENFNTTKIFNKFINLRLLKSLKSYNKSNYNIKSKKRIFYKNNFPNKILQRSQHIKNFRTKRSYLMKSKVHFKK from the coding sequence ATGATTTGTAATCAAAATAAATTTTCAGATTTCGGGTTAAATAATTTAATTTTAAAAGTTTTAACAGAAATAGGCTATAAAGAACCTTCTCCAATTCAGAAAAAATGCATTCCATATTTAATGAAAGGAAATGATGTTTTAGGAACAGCGCAAACAGGAAGTGGGAAAACTGCAGCTTTTGCTTTACCTATATTGCAGAAATTGAATAAGTTTTTAAAATCACCTCAAGTTTTAGTTTTAACTCCTACGCGTGAATTAGCGATACAAGTATCTTCAGCTTTTTCTTTATTTGCAAAATATCTTTATGGAGTTAGAGTACTTCCTTTATATGGAGGTCAAAGATATGATTTACAGTTAAGATCTTTAAGACAAGGTGTGCAAATTATTGTAGGAACTCCAGGAAGACTTTTAGATCACTTAAAAAGAAAAACTGTAAATTTTTCTCGTTTAAATTATTTAGTATTAGATGAAGCTGACGAAATGTTAAGAATGGGATTTCTTGAAGATGTCGAAGATATTCTTTTGCAAATACCAAAAGTACGTCAAACTGCTTTATTTTCTGCAACTATGCCTAATCCAATTAAGAAAATATCTCTAAAATTTATGAAGAATCCAAAAGAAATCAAAATTCAATCAAATATTAGAAATAAACCTGATATTAATCAAATGTATTGGTTAGTTCATGGTAAAAAAACTGATGGATTGATTAGATTTCTTGAAACAGAAGATTTTTCAGCCGCAATTATTTTTGTACGTACTAAAAATGCTACGGTTGAAGTATCTGAAGTTCTAGAAAGAAATGGATATAATAGCGCTGCATTGAATGGAGATATGAATCAAACACTGAGAGAAAAAACATTAGATCGATTAAAAAATGGAAATTTAGACATTTTAATTGCAACAGATGTTGCTGCTAGAGGTTTAGATGTAGATCGTATTAGTTTTGTTATTAATTATGATATACCTATGGATGTAGAATCCTATGTTCATAGAATTGGACGTACAGGAAGAGCTGGAAGAAAGGGAAAAGCTTTAATGTTTGTTGAATATAGAGAAATGAGATTGTTAAAAAATATTGAAAGAACTATGAGACAATCTATCAAGGAAGTATGTTTACCAAATTCAAAATTATTATGTCAACGTCGTTTAAATGATGTGTCTAAAAAAATACAGAAAGAATTAAAAAGTAAAGATTTAGAAAGTTACAAATCTTTATTAAAAAAAATTAATCAAGAGAATCCAGTTAGCATTGATAATTTAGCTGCAGCTTTATTAAAGATAGCTCAAGGAGAACGTGTTTTAATCGTTCAAGAAGATATTAAAATTCCTAAAATTAGAACTCGTTGGACTAATAATGAGCGTAGAAAAAATCTTTATAATAAAAATAAGCATATTAAAAATTTTTATCAAAAGAATATGGATATTTATAAATTAGATTTAGGAAAAAATGATAAAATTGAAGTAAGACATATTGTCGGAGCAATTGCTAATGAGGGAAATTTAAATAATAAAGAAATTGGTAATATTAATATATTTTCTTCTTATTCTACAATAGAATTACCAAAGTACTTATCTCAAAAGGGAATTTTAGAAAACTTTAACACAACGAAAATTTTTAATAAATTTATTAATTTAAGGTTGTTAAAATCCTTAAAGTCATATAATAAATCAAATTATAATATAAAAAGTAAAAAACGTATTTTCTATAAAAATAATTTTCCAAATAAAATTCTTCAACGTTCCCAGCATATAAAAAATTTTCGTACAAAAAGATCATATTTGATGAAATCAAAAGTACATTTTAAAAAATAA
- a CDS encoding valine--tRNA ligase produces the protein MKKKYNPKLIEKKLYHLWEKNKCFKTLYDQSSKKSFCIMMPPPNITGVLHMGHAFQQTIMDVLIRYNKMNGKNTLWQVGIDHAGIATQLLIEKKIYKKQGKLKKEYNRKYFLKKAWKWVLKYKKKIFYQMKRLGNSIDWSREKFTLDPDISYGVRKAFLMLYNKKLIYKKKKIVNYDIQLQTVISDLEVKNKDVLTKMWYIKYFFLDKNIFYQGKNYLVVATTRPETIFGDSAIAVNSNDTRYMKYVGLKVIVPIIQRVIPIICDQEIEIEKGTGCVKISPAHDFLDYKIGIKNFLPIIKIFHKDGRIRRKLLIYNYKGEKKKVYSRFVLKEFQLLDRFLARKKILELLESNNFITKNKLIKSIIPYGERSGTILEPMLTNQWFLKTSILSKKAILAVQNKEIKFFPKKYKKMYLSWMYNLEDWCISRQLWWGHRLPIWYDIKKNIYVGKNEEDIRKKNNLSKEIFLKQEKDVLDTWFSSGLWTFLALGWPKNTKALKIFHPTDVVVSGFDIIFFWIARMIMLTTNILKNKKKIPIPFQNVYITGLIRDDKGNKMSKSQGNIVDPIDLIDGISLKNLINKKVKNNLQENDVISKNISKLFPNGIKAFGADALRFTCTSLSNHSRNISWDMNRLQGYRNFCNKIWNASVFVIKNFHKNEKNIKIFDIKLSFLDQWIISELQILIKKYKKFIENYRFDIVSYLIYDFIWNKFCDWYLEISKIIIKENFLKNKQNTQYVLFYVLECLLKLSHPFLPFITEYIWNKINLLKDISNFRSITNEIFPIYEKKLFYIKSIKNMLYLKKIFTTVRSIRSLIKIKYNKEIPVIFKNSNYKFLCFLKKNQFFLKKIMYLKDIKFFSEKNKNILHSSLIRDIGESEILFPMKDVLNKQDELQKIEKKINLLLRKKYIFEKKVLNKNFLKYAPKNIIFAQKKKLNTFRKNLQNLKDYKNLLLSL, from the coding sequence ATGAAAAAAAAATATAATCCTAAATTGATTGAAAAAAAATTATATCACCTTTGGGAAAAAAATAAATGTTTTAAAACATTGTATGATCAATCATCGAAAAAATCTTTTTGTATTATGATGCCTCCTCCAAATATTACTGGAGTATTACATATGGGTCATGCATTTCAGCAAACTATTATGGATGTTTTAATTCGCTATAATAAAATGAATGGAAAAAATACTTTATGGCAAGTTGGGATTGATCATGCTGGAATAGCTACACAGTTATTAATAGAAAAAAAAATATATAAAAAACAAGGTAAATTAAAAAAAGAATACAATAGAAAATATTTTTTAAAAAAAGCATGGAAATGGGTTTTAAAATATAAAAAGAAAATTTTTTATCAAATGAAACGTTTAGGAAACTCAATAGATTGGTCACGCGAAAAATTCACTTTAGATCCAGATATTTCTTATGGTGTTAGAAAAGCATTTTTAATGTTATATAATAAAAAATTAATTTATAAGAAAAAGAAAATTGTTAATTATGATATACAATTACAAACTGTAATATCAGATTTAGAAGTCAAAAATAAAGATGTTTTAACGAAAATGTGGTATATAAAATATTTTTTTTTAGATAAAAATATTTTTTATCAAGGGAAAAATTATCTTGTAGTAGCAACTACAAGACCAGAAACAATTTTTGGAGATTCTGCAATAGCTGTTAATTCTAATGATACAAGATATATGAAATATGTTGGACTAAAAGTTATTGTTCCTATCATTCAAAGAGTTATTCCTATTATTTGTGATCAAGAAATTGAAATAGAAAAGGGAACTGGTTGTGTAAAAATTTCTCCTGCACATGATTTTCTTGATTATAAGATAGGTATTAAAAATTTTCTTCCGATAATTAAAATTTTTCATAAAGATGGGAGAATAAGACGAAAATTATTAATATATAATTATAAAGGGGAAAAAAAGAAAGTATATAGTAGATTTGTTTTAAAAGAATTTCAACTTTTAGATAGATTTTTAGCACGAAAGAAAATTTTAGAGTTATTAGAGAGTAATAATTTTATTACAAAAAATAAATTAATAAAATCAATTATTCCATATGGAGAAAGAAGTGGGACTATTTTAGAACCTATGTTAACAAACCAATGGTTTTTAAAAACATCTATTTTGTCTAAAAAAGCTATATTAGCTGTTCAGAATAAAGAAATTAAATTTTTTCCAAAAAAATATAAAAAAATGTATTTATCTTGGATGTATAATTTAGAAGATTGGTGTATTTCAAGACAATTATGGTGGGGTCATAGGTTACCTATATGGTATGACATAAAAAAAAATATATATGTTGGAAAAAATGAAGAAGATATTAGAAAAAAAAATAATTTATCTAAAGAAATTTTTCTTAAACAGGAAAAAGATGTTTTAGATACATGGTTTTCATCTGGACTATGGACTTTTCTTGCTTTAGGTTGGCCTAAAAATACTAAAGCATTAAAAATTTTCCATCCAACAGATGTTGTTGTTAGTGGTTTTGACATTATTTTTTTTTGGATTGCTCGTATGATTATGCTAACTACAAATATTTTAAAGAACAAAAAAAAAATTCCAATTCCTTTTCAGAATGTTTATATTACTGGATTAATCCGGGATGATAAAGGCAATAAAATGTCAAAATCTCAAGGAAATATTGTTGATCCTATTGATTTAATTGATGGTATTAGTTTAAAAAACTTAATAAATAAAAAAGTAAAAAATAATTTACAAGAAAATGATGTCATATCAAAGAATATAAGTAAACTATTTCCAAATGGAATAAAAGCTTTTGGAGCAGATGCTTTACGTTTTACATGTACTTCACTTTCTAATCATTCTAGAAATATTTCTTGGGATATGAATCGTCTACAGGGATATCGAAATTTTTGTAATAAAATATGGAATGCAAGTGTTTTTGTTATAAAAAATTTTCATAAAAATGAAAAAAACATTAAAATATTTGATATAAAATTGTCTTTTTTAGATCAATGGATTATATCTGAATTACAAATATTAATTAAAAAATATAAAAAATTTATTGAAAATTATAGATTTGATATTGTTTCTTATTTGATATATGATTTTATATGGAATAAATTTTGTGACTGGTATTTAGAAATTTCAAAAATAATTATAAAAGAAAATTTTTTAAAAAACAAACAAAATACTCAATATGTTTTATTCTATGTTTTAGAATGTTTATTAAAATTATCTCATCCTTTCCTTCCTTTTATTACTGAGTATATTTGGAATAAAATAAATCTTTTAAAAGATATTTCTAATTTTAGAAGTATTACTAATGAAATATTTCCAATTTATGAAAAAAAACTTTTTTATATAAAATCTATAAAAAACATGCTGTATTTAAAAAAAATTTTTACCACAGTTAGATCAATAAGAAGTTTAATTAAAATAAAGTATAATAAAGAAATTCCTGTTATATTTAAAAATAGTAATTATAAATTTTTATGTTTTTTAAAAAAAAATCAATTTTTTTTAAAAAAAATTATGTATTTAAAAGATATAAAATTTTTTTCTGAAAAAAATAAAAATATTTTACACAGTTCTCTGATTAGAGATATAGGTGAATCTGAAATATTATTTCCTATGAAAGATGTTTTAAATAAACAAGATGAATTACAGAAAATAGAAAAAAAAATTAATCTTCTCTTACGAAAAAAATATATTTTTGAAAAAAAAGTATTAAATAAAAATTTTTTAAAATATGCACCAAAAAATATAATTTTTGCTCAGAAAAAAAAATTAAATACTTTTAGAAAAAATTTACAAAATTTAAAAGATTATAAAAATTTGTTATTATCATTATAA